A window of Hirundo rustica isolate bHirRus1 chromosome 27, bHirRus1.pri.v3, whole genome shotgun sequence contains these coding sequences:
- the MAPT gene encoding microtubule-associated protein tau isoform X9 yields MMEDHAPGQEKHFSSAEEAGVGATPNLEDHAAGDATQGEPSSPKLQPGPQERVGEAAKSASQPPERALGLQQPPLSREAKAPAAAPTRIQVTIPIPLDMYQGSAAPEGSSELWDQGGREGVGVEPELGRGVTEGAGGTGDRKEGSSPLCARAPLKEDSSGRERDEDRDVDETSAQGLPSHVDQRVSLGPEKCPAAAQETREEFDGEKSKGVLRDTPGEALLVEAESHGAREDREEQQQLLGGEGDVTLSEPSASVSQKEAEPKEGEDSGPVLETARLPAEVEDGVKDKDAALEEVPGAGGRRTPRRKPAGPAADRASRVPLLKGRVDKEGTEADEKKPKKCSPCPAKPPGSVSPLRHTAPPKAPSSPASASKAASPAGTGMQEAKAKGPEARAGSKTGSARAGQAQRNSTNATRIPAKTPTAPKTPPSSGRKEQKKPPPAAAKTEKGEQPKSGDRSGYSSPGSPGTPGSRSRTPSLPTPPAREPKKVAVVRTPPKSPASAKTRVQPSAAPMPDLKNVKSKIGSTDNLKHQPGGGKVQIINKKLDFSSVQSKCGSKDNIKHIPGGGSVQIINKKLDFSSVQSRCGSKDNIKHIPGGGSVQIVYKPVDLSHVTSKCGSLGNIHHKPGGGQVEVKSEKLDFKDKVQSKIGSLDNISHVPGGGNKKIETHKLTFRENAKAKTDHGAEIVYKSPTISGDASPRRLSNVSSTGSINLVDSPQLATLADEVSASLAKQGL; encoded by the exons ATGATGGAGGATCACGCACCTGGCCAGGAAAAACACTTCTCATCAG ctgaagaGGCGGGCGTAGGAGCCACTCCCAACCTGGAGGACCACGCTGCAGGAGATGCCACCCAAG GCGAGCCGAGCTCTCCaaagctccagcctggccctcaGGAGCGTGTGGGAGAGGCAGCAAAAAGTGCCAGCCAGCCCCCAGAGCGGGCACTGGGGCTTCAGCAGCCGCCTCTGTCCCGTGAAGCGAAGGCTccggcagcagctcccaccagaATCCAGGTGACCATCCCAATCCCCCTGGACATGTACCAAGGCTCCGCAGCGCCCGAAGGCAGCAGTGAGCTGTGGGATCAGGGAGGCAGAGAAGGCGTCGGTGTGGAGCCGGAGCTGGGCCGTGGCGTGACTGAGGGtgcaggtggcacaggggacCGTAAAGAGGGATCATCTCCTTTGTGTGCCAGAGCCCCGTTAAAGGAAGATTCCAGCGGACGGGAGAGAGATGAGGACCGAGATGTCGATGAAACCTCTGCACAGGGTTTGCCTTCCCACGTGGATCAGCGGGTTTCTCTGGGACCTGAGAAGtgtccagcagctgcccaggagaCTCGTGAAGAATTTGATGGAGAGAAGTCCAAAGGTGTCCTCAGAGACACCCCAGGAGAGGCACTTCTGGTGGAAGCTGAGTCACATGGAGCAAGAGAGGACCGAGAGGAGCAGCAACAGCTGCTGGGGGGAGAAGGAGACGTCACCCTGTCAGAGCCTTCTGCAAGTGTCTCCCAAAAAGAGGCTGAGCCCAAGGAGGGAGAAGATTCTGGGCCCGTGCTAGAGACAGCCAGACTCCCTGCTGAGGTAGAAGATGGTGTGAAGGACAAAGATGCTGCTTTGGAAGAGGTGCCGGGTGCAGGGGGCCGCCGCACGCCCAGGAGGAAGCCCGCTGGCCCGGCTGCAGACAGGGCCAGTcgtgtccctctgctgaaag GTCGTGTTGACAAGGAAGGGACCGAAGCTGATGAAAAGAAACCCAAG AAATGCTCACCTTGCCCTGCCAAACCCCCCGGCTCCGTGTCCCCCCTCCGACACACAGCCCCTCCGAAAGcaccctccagccctgcctctgcctccaAAGCAGCCTCTCCTGCCGGCACAGGAATGCAGGAAGCAAAGGCCAAG ggcccGGAGGCGAGGGCTGGCTCCAAGACGGGCTCGGCGCGCGCGGGGCAGGCGCAGAGGAACTCCACCAACGCCACCCGCATCCCGGCCAAGACCCCCACGGCCCCCAAGACCCCTCCCAGCTCCG gcagaaaggagcagaaaaaaccacctcctgcagcagcaaagactGAGAAAG GTGAGCAGCCCAAGTCCGGAGACAGAAGCGGTTACAGCAGTCCCGGCTCCCCCGGGACTCCGGGCAGCCGTTCCCGCACCCCCTCTCTGCCCaccccaccagccagggagccCAAGAAGGTGGCAGTGGTTCGCACCCCACCGAAATCTCCCGCCTCCGCCAAGACCCGCGTCCAGCCCTCGGCCGCGCCCATGCCCGACCTGAAAAACGTCAAGTCCAAAATCGGCTCCACTGATAACCTGAAGCACCAGCCCGGAGGTGGCAAG GTGCAGATAATTAATAAGAAGCTGGACTTTAGCAGCGTTCAATCCAAGTGTGGCTCAAAGGATAATATCAAACACATCCCGGGCGGAGGCAGT GTGCAGATAATTAATAAGAAGCTGGACTTTAGCAGCGTTCAATCCAGGTGTGGCTCAAAGGATAATATCAAACACATCCCGGGCGGAGGCAGT GTGCAAATCGTTTACAAGCCCGTCGACCTGAGCCACGTGACATCCAAATGTGGTTCCCTGGGCAACATCCATCACAAACCAG GTGGTGGCCAGGTGGAGGTGAAATCTGAGAAACTGGACTTCAAAGATAAGGTGCAGTCGAAAATCGGGTCCCTAGATAACATCAGCCACGTCCCTGGAGGAGGCAATAAAAAG atTGAGACTCACAAGCTGACCTTCCGCGAGAACGCCAAAGCCAAGACCGACCACGGCGCCGAAATCGTCTACAAGTCCCCCACCATCTCCGGAGATGCCTCCCCGCGCCGCCTTAGCAACGTCTCCTCCACCGGCAGCATCAACCTGGTGGACTCCCCCCAGCTGGCCACGCTAGCCGACGAGGTGTCCGCCTCGCTGGCCAAGCAGGGCTTGTGA
- the MAPT gene encoding microtubule-associated protein tau isoform X18 codes for MMEDHAPGQEKHFSSGYPLQIPVDDGSDEPVSETSDAKSTPTTEDATAPLVEEGDHEDQGGVEQHGEIPEGTTAEEAGVGATPNLEDHAAGDATQGRVDKEGTEADEKKPKGPEARAGSKTGSARAGQAQRNSTNATRIPAKTPTAPKTPPSSGEQPKSGDRSGYSSPGSPGTPGSRSRTPSLPTPPAREPKKVAVVRTPPKSPASAKTRVQPSAAPMPDLKNVKSKIGSTDNLKHQPGGGKVQIINKKLDFSSVQSKCGSKDNIKHIPGGGSVQIVYKPVDLSHVTSKCGSLGNIHHKPGGGQVEVKSEKLDFKDKVQSKIGSLDNISHVPGGGNKKIETHKLTFRENAKAKTDHGAEIVYKSPTISGDASPRRLSNVSSTGSINLVDSPQLATLADEVSASLAKQGL; via the exons ATGATGGAGGATCACGCACCTGGCCAGGAAAAACACTTCTCATCAG GCTATCCCCTTCAGATACCAGTCGATGATGGATCAGATGAGCCTGTTTCTGAAACATCCGACGCTAAGAGCACCCCAACTACGGAAG ATGCCACAGCACCTTTAGTGGAGGAAGGAGACCACGAGGATCAGGGTGGTGTGGAACAGCACGGGGAGATCCCAGAAGGAACCACAG ctgaagaGGCGGGCGTAGGAGCCACTCCCAACCTGGAGGACCACGCTGCAGGAGATGCCACCCAAG GTCGTGTTGACAAGGAAGGGACCGAAGCTGATGAAAAGAAACCCAAG ggcccGGAGGCGAGGGCTGGCTCCAAGACGGGCTCGGCGCGCGCGGGGCAGGCGCAGAGGAACTCCACCAACGCCACCCGCATCCCGGCCAAGACCCCCACGGCCCCCAAGACCCCTCCCAGCTCCG GTGAGCAGCCCAAGTCCGGAGACAGAAGCGGTTACAGCAGTCCCGGCTCCCCCGGGACTCCGGGCAGCCGTTCCCGCACCCCCTCTCTGCCCaccccaccagccagggagccCAAGAAGGTGGCAGTGGTTCGCACCCCACCGAAATCTCCCGCCTCCGCCAAGACCCGCGTCCAGCCCTCGGCCGCGCCCATGCCCGACCTGAAAAACGTCAAGTCCAAAATCGGCTCCACTGATAACCTGAAGCACCAGCCCGGAGGTGGCAAG GTGCAGATAATTAATAAGAAGCTGGACTTTAGCAGCGTTCAATCCAAGTGTGGCTCAAAGGATAATATCAAACACATCCCGGGCGGAGGCAGT GTGCAAATCGTTTACAAGCCCGTCGACCTGAGCCACGTGACATCCAAATGTGGTTCCCTGGGCAACATCCATCACAAACCAG GTGGTGGCCAGGTGGAGGTGAAATCTGAGAAACTGGACTTCAAAGATAAGGTGCAGTCGAAAATCGGGTCCCTAGATAACATCAGCCACGTCCCTGGAGGAGGCAATAAAAAG atTGAGACTCACAAGCTGACCTTCCGCGAGAACGCCAAAGCCAAGACCGACCACGGCGCCGAAATCGTCTACAAGTCCCCCACCATCTCCGGAGATGCCTCCCCGCGCCGCCTTAGCAACGTCTCCTCCACCGGCAGCATCAACCTGGTGGACTCCCCCCAGCTGGCCACGCTAGCCGACGAGGTGTCCGCCTCGCTGGCCAAGCAGGGCTTGTGA
- the MAPT gene encoding microtubule-associated protein tau isoform X4: MMEDHAPGQEKHFSSGYPLQIPVDDGSDEPVSETSDAKSTPTTEAEEAGVGATPNLEDHAAGDATQGEPSSPKLQPGPQERVGEAAKSASQPPERALGLQQPPLSREAKAPAAAPTRIQVTIPIPLDMYQGSAAPEGSSELWDQGGREGVGVEPELGRGVTEGAGGTGDRKEGSSPLCARAPLKEDSSGRERDEDRDVDETSAQGLPSHVDQRVSLGPEKCPAAAQETREEFDGEKSKGVLRDTPGEALLVEAESHGAREDREEQQQLLGGEGDVTLSEPSASVSQKEAEPKEGEDSGPVLETARLPAEVEDGVKDKDAALEEVPGAGGRRTPRRKPAGPAADRASRVPLLKGRVDKEGTEADEKKPKKCSPCPAKPPGSVSPLRHTAPPKAPSSPASASKAASPAGTGMQEAKAKGPEARAGSKTGSARAGQAQRNSTNATRIPAKTPTAPKTPPSSGRKEQKKPPPAAAKTEKGEQPKSGDRSGYSSPGSPGTPGSRSRTPSLPTPPAREPKKVAVVRTPPKSPASAKTRVQPSAAPMPDLKNVKSKIGSTDNLKHQPGGGKVQIINKKLDFSSVQSKCGSKDNIKHIPGGGSVQIINKKLDFSSVQSRCGSKDNIKHIPGGGSVQIVYKPVDLSHVTSKCGSLGNIHHKPGGGQVEVKSEKLDFKDKVQSKIGSLDNISHVPGGGNKKIETHKLTFRENAKAKTDHGAEIVYKSPTISGDASPRRLSNVSSTGSINLVDSPQLATLADEVSASLAKQGL, encoded by the exons ATGATGGAGGATCACGCACCTGGCCAGGAAAAACACTTCTCATCAG GCTATCCCCTTCAGATACCAGTCGATGATGGATCAGATGAGCCTGTTTCTGAAACATCCGACGCTAAGAGCACCCCAACTACGGAAG ctgaagaGGCGGGCGTAGGAGCCACTCCCAACCTGGAGGACCACGCTGCAGGAGATGCCACCCAAG GCGAGCCGAGCTCTCCaaagctccagcctggccctcaGGAGCGTGTGGGAGAGGCAGCAAAAAGTGCCAGCCAGCCCCCAGAGCGGGCACTGGGGCTTCAGCAGCCGCCTCTGTCCCGTGAAGCGAAGGCTccggcagcagctcccaccagaATCCAGGTGACCATCCCAATCCCCCTGGACATGTACCAAGGCTCCGCAGCGCCCGAAGGCAGCAGTGAGCTGTGGGATCAGGGAGGCAGAGAAGGCGTCGGTGTGGAGCCGGAGCTGGGCCGTGGCGTGACTGAGGGtgcaggtggcacaggggacCGTAAAGAGGGATCATCTCCTTTGTGTGCCAGAGCCCCGTTAAAGGAAGATTCCAGCGGACGGGAGAGAGATGAGGACCGAGATGTCGATGAAACCTCTGCACAGGGTTTGCCTTCCCACGTGGATCAGCGGGTTTCTCTGGGACCTGAGAAGtgtccagcagctgcccaggagaCTCGTGAAGAATTTGATGGAGAGAAGTCCAAAGGTGTCCTCAGAGACACCCCAGGAGAGGCACTTCTGGTGGAAGCTGAGTCACATGGAGCAAGAGAGGACCGAGAGGAGCAGCAACAGCTGCTGGGGGGAGAAGGAGACGTCACCCTGTCAGAGCCTTCTGCAAGTGTCTCCCAAAAAGAGGCTGAGCCCAAGGAGGGAGAAGATTCTGGGCCCGTGCTAGAGACAGCCAGACTCCCTGCTGAGGTAGAAGATGGTGTGAAGGACAAAGATGCTGCTTTGGAAGAGGTGCCGGGTGCAGGGGGCCGCCGCACGCCCAGGAGGAAGCCCGCTGGCCCGGCTGCAGACAGGGCCAGTcgtgtccctctgctgaaag GTCGTGTTGACAAGGAAGGGACCGAAGCTGATGAAAAGAAACCCAAG AAATGCTCACCTTGCCCTGCCAAACCCCCCGGCTCCGTGTCCCCCCTCCGACACACAGCCCCTCCGAAAGcaccctccagccctgcctctgcctccaAAGCAGCCTCTCCTGCCGGCACAGGAATGCAGGAAGCAAAGGCCAAG ggcccGGAGGCGAGGGCTGGCTCCAAGACGGGCTCGGCGCGCGCGGGGCAGGCGCAGAGGAACTCCACCAACGCCACCCGCATCCCGGCCAAGACCCCCACGGCCCCCAAGACCCCTCCCAGCTCCG gcagaaaggagcagaaaaaaccacctcctgcagcagcaaagactGAGAAAG GTGAGCAGCCCAAGTCCGGAGACAGAAGCGGTTACAGCAGTCCCGGCTCCCCCGGGACTCCGGGCAGCCGTTCCCGCACCCCCTCTCTGCCCaccccaccagccagggagccCAAGAAGGTGGCAGTGGTTCGCACCCCACCGAAATCTCCCGCCTCCGCCAAGACCCGCGTCCAGCCCTCGGCCGCGCCCATGCCCGACCTGAAAAACGTCAAGTCCAAAATCGGCTCCACTGATAACCTGAAGCACCAGCCCGGAGGTGGCAAG GTGCAGATAATTAATAAGAAGCTGGACTTTAGCAGCGTTCAATCCAAGTGTGGCTCAAAGGATAATATCAAACACATCCCGGGCGGAGGCAGT GTGCAGATAATTAATAAGAAGCTGGACTTTAGCAGCGTTCAATCCAGGTGTGGCTCAAAGGATAATATCAAACACATCCCGGGCGGAGGCAGT GTGCAAATCGTTTACAAGCCCGTCGACCTGAGCCACGTGACATCCAAATGTGGTTCCCTGGGCAACATCCATCACAAACCAG GTGGTGGCCAGGTGGAGGTGAAATCTGAGAAACTGGACTTCAAAGATAAGGTGCAGTCGAAAATCGGGTCCCTAGATAACATCAGCCACGTCCCTGGAGGAGGCAATAAAAAG atTGAGACTCACAAGCTGACCTTCCGCGAGAACGCCAAAGCCAAGACCGACCACGGCGCCGAAATCGTCTACAAGTCCCCCACCATCTCCGGAGATGCCTCCCCGCGCCGCCTTAGCAACGTCTCCTCCACCGGCAGCATCAACCTGGTGGACTCCCCCCAGCTGGCCACGCTAGCCGACGAGGTGTCCGCCTCGCTGGCCAAGCAGGGCTTGTGA
- the MAPT gene encoding microtubule-associated protein tau isoform X20, translated as MMEDHAPGQEKHFSSGYPLQIPVDDGSDEPVSETSDAKSTPTTEAEEAGVGATPNLEDHAAGDATQGEPSSPKLQPGPQERVGEAAKSASQPPERALGLQQPPLSREAKAPAAAPTRIQVTIPIPLDMYQGSAAPEGSSELWDQGGREGVGVEPELGRGVTEGAGGTGDRKEGSSPLCARAPLKEDSSGRERDEDRDVDETSAQGLPSHVDQRVSLGPEKCPAAAQETREEFDGEKSKGVLRDTPGEALLVEAESHGAREDREEQQQLLGGEGDVTLSEPSASVSQKEAEPKEGEDSGPVLETARLPAEVEDGVKDKDAALEEVPGAGGRRTPRRKPAGPAADRASRVPLLKGRVDKEGTEADEKKPKGPEARAGSKTGSARAGQAQRNSTNATRIPAKTPTAPKTPPSSGEQPKSGDRSGYSSPGSPGTPGSRSRTPSLPTPPAREPKKVAVVRTPPKSPASAKTRVQPSAAPMPDLKNVKSKIGSTDNLKHQPGGGKVQIINKKLDFSSVQSKCGSKDNIKHIPGGGSVQIVYKPVDLSHVTSKCGSLGNIHHKPGGGQVEVKSEKLDFKDKVQSKIGSLDNISHVPGGGNKKIETHKLTFRENAKAKTDHGAEIVYKSPTISGDASPRRLSNVSSTGSINLVDSPQLATLADEVSASLAKQGL; from the exons ATGATGGAGGATCACGCACCTGGCCAGGAAAAACACTTCTCATCAG GCTATCCCCTTCAGATACCAGTCGATGATGGATCAGATGAGCCTGTTTCTGAAACATCCGACGCTAAGAGCACCCCAACTACGGAAG ctgaagaGGCGGGCGTAGGAGCCACTCCCAACCTGGAGGACCACGCTGCAGGAGATGCCACCCAAG GCGAGCCGAGCTCTCCaaagctccagcctggccctcaGGAGCGTGTGGGAGAGGCAGCAAAAAGTGCCAGCCAGCCCCCAGAGCGGGCACTGGGGCTTCAGCAGCCGCCTCTGTCCCGTGAAGCGAAGGCTccggcagcagctcccaccagaATCCAGGTGACCATCCCAATCCCCCTGGACATGTACCAAGGCTCCGCAGCGCCCGAAGGCAGCAGTGAGCTGTGGGATCAGGGAGGCAGAGAAGGCGTCGGTGTGGAGCCGGAGCTGGGCCGTGGCGTGACTGAGGGtgcaggtggcacaggggacCGTAAAGAGGGATCATCTCCTTTGTGTGCCAGAGCCCCGTTAAAGGAAGATTCCAGCGGACGGGAGAGAGATGAGGACCGAGATGTCGATGAAACCTCTGCACAGGGTTTGCCTTCCCACGTGGATCAGCGGGTTTCTCTGGGACCTGAGAAGtgtccagcagctgcccaggagaCTCGTGAAGAATTTGATGGAGAGAAGTCCAAAGGTGTCCTCAGAGACACCCCAGGAGAGGCACTTCTGGTGGAAGCTGAGTCACATGGAGCAAGAGAGGACCGAGAGGAGCAGCAACAGCTGCTGGGGGGAGAAGGAGACGTCACCCTGTCAGAGCCTTCTGCAAGTGTCTCCCAAAAAGAGGCTGAGCCCAAGGAGGGAGAAGATTCTGGGCCCGTGCTAGAGACAGCCAGACTCCCTGCTGAGGTAGAAGATGGTGTGAAGGACAAAGATGCTGCTTTGGAAGAGGTGCCGGGTGCAGGGGGCCGCCGCACGCCCAGGAGGAAGCCCGCTGGCCCGGCTGCAGACAGGGCCAGTcgtgtccctctgctgaaag GTCGTGTTGACAAGGAAGGGACCGAAGCTGATGAAAAGAAACCCAAG ggcccGGAGGCGAGGGCTGGCTCCAAGACGGGCTCGGCGCGCGCGGGGCAGGCGCAGAGGAACTCCACCAACGCCACCCGCATCCCGGCCAAGACCCCCACGGCCCCCAAGACCCCTCCCAGCTCCG GTGAGCAGCCCAAGTCCGGAGACAGAAGCGGTTACAGCAGTCCCGGCTCCCCCGGGACTCCGGGCAGCCGTTCCCGCACCCCCTCTCTGCCCaccccaccagccagggagccCAAGAAGGTGGCAGTGGTTCGCACCCCACCGAAATCTCCCGCCTCCGCCAAGACCCGCGTCCAGCCCTCGGCCGCGCCCATGCCCGACCTGAAAAACGTCAAGTCCAAAATCGGCTCCACTGATAACCTGAAGCACCAGCCCGGAGGTGGCAAG GTGCAGATAATTAATAAGAAGCTGGACTTTAGCAGCGTTCAATCCAAGTGTGGCTCAAAGGATAATATCAAACACATCCCGGGCGGAGGCAGT GTGCAAATCGTTTACAAGCCCGTCGACCTGAGCCACGTGACATCCAAATGTGGTTCCCTGGGCAACATCCATCACAAACCAG GTGGTGGCCAGGTGGAGGTGAAATCTGAGAAACTGGACTTCAAAGATAAGGTGCAGTCGAAAATCGGGTCCCTAGATAACATCAGCCACGTCCCTGGAGGAGGCAATAAAAAG atTGAGACTCACAAGCTGACCTTCCGCGAGAACGCCAAAGCCAAGACCGACCACGGCGCCGAAATCGTCTACAAGTCCCCCACCATCTCCGGAGATGCCTCCCCGCGCCGCCTTAGCAACGTCTCCTCCACCGGCAGCATCAACCTGGTGGACTCCCCCCAGCTGGCCACGCTAGCCGACGAGGTGTCCGCCTCGCTGGCCAAGCAGGGCTTGTGA
- the MAPT gene encoding microtubule-associated protein tau isoform X5: MMEDHAPGQEKHFSSGYPLQIPVDDGSDEPVSETSDAKSTPTTEDATAPLVEEGDHEDQGGVEQHGEIPEGTTAEEAGVGATPNLEDHAAGDATQGEPSSPKLQPGPQERVGEAAKSASQPPERALGLQQPPLSREAKAPAAAPTRIQVTIPIPLDMYQGSAAPEGSSELWDQGGREGVGVEPELGRGVTEGAGGTGDRKEGSSPLCARAPLKEDSSGRERDEDRDVDETSAQGLPSHVDQRVSLGPEKCPAAAQETREEFDGEKSKGVLRDTPGEALLVEAESHGAREDREEQQQLLGGEGDVTLSEPSASVSQKEAEPKEGEDSGPVLETARLPAEVEDGVKDKDAALEEVPGAGGRRTPRRKPAGPAADRASRVPLLKGRVDKEGTEADEKKPKKCSPCPAKPPGSVSPLRHTAPPKAPSSPASASKAASPAGTGMQEAKAKGPEARAGSKTGSARAGQAQRNSTNATRIPAKTPTAPKTPPSSGRKEQKKPPPAAAKTEKGEQPKSGDRSGYSSPGSPGTPGSRSRTPSLPTPPAREPKKVAVVRTPPKSPASAKTRVQPSAAPMPDLKNVKSKIGSTDNLKHQPGGGKVQIINKKLDFSSVQSKCGSKDNIKHIPGGGSVQIVYKPVDLSHVTSKCGSLGNIHHKPGGGQVEVKSEKLDFKDKVQSKIGSLDNISHVPGGGNKKIETHKLTFRENAKAKTDHGAEIVYKSPTISGDASPRRLSNVSSTGSINLVDSPQLATLADEVSASLAKQGL; the protein is encoded by the exons ATGATGGAGGATCACGCACCTGGCCAGGAAAAACACTTCTCATCAG GCTATCCCCTTCAGATACCAGTCGATGATGGATCAGATGAGCCTGTTTCTGAAACATCCGACGCTAAGAGCACCCCAACTACGGAAG ATGCCACAGCACCTTTAGTGGAGGAAGGAGACCACGAGGATCAGGGTGGTGTGGAACAGCACGGGGAGATCCCAGAAGGAACCACAG ctgaagaGGCGGGCGTAGGAGCCACTCCCAACCTGGAGGACCACGCTGCAGGAGATGCCACCCAAG GCGAGCCGAGCTCTCCaaagctccagcctggccctcaGGAGCGTGTGGGAGAGGCAGCAAAAAGTGCCAGCCAGCCCCCAGAGCGGGCACTGGGGCTTCAGCAGCCGCCTCTGTCCCGTGAAGCGAAGGCTccggcagcagctcccaccagaATCCAGGTGACCATCCCAATCCCCCTGGACATGTACCAAGGCTCCGCAGCGCCCGAAGGCAGCAGTGAGCTGTGGGATCAGGGAGGCAGAGAAGGCGTCGGTGTGGAGCCGGAGCTGGGCCGTGGCGTGACTGAGGGtgcaggtggcacaggggacCGTAAAGAGGGATCATCTCCTTTGTGTGCCAGAGCCCCGTTAAAGGAAGATTCCAGCGGACGGGAGAGAGATGAGGACCGAGATGTCGATGAAACCTCTGCACAGGGTTTGCCTTCCCACGTGGATCAGCGGGTTTCTCTGGGACCTGAGAAGtgtccagcagctgcccaggagaCTCGTGAAGAATTTGATGGAGAGAAGTCCAAAGGTGTCCTCAGAGACACCCCAGGAGAGGCACTTCTGGTGGAAGCTGAGTCACATGGAGCAAGAGAGGACCGAGAGGAGCAGCAACAGCTGCTGGGGGGAGAAGGAGACGTCACCCTGTCAGAGCCTTCTGCAAGTGTCTCCCAAAAAGAGGCTGAGCCCAAGGAGGGAGAAGATTCTGGGCCCGTGCTAGAGACAGCCAGACTCCCTGCTGAGGTAGAAGATGGTGTGAAGGACAAAGATGCTGCTTTGGAAGAGGTGCCGGGTGCAGGGGGCCGCCGCACGCCCAGGAGGAAGCCCGCTGGCCCGGCTGCAGACAGGGCCAGTcgtgtccctctgctgaaag GTCGTGTTGACAAGGAAGGGACCGAAGCTGATGAAAAGAAACCCAAG AAATGCTCACCTTGCCCTGCCAAACCCCCCGGCTCCGTGTCCCCCCTCCGACACACAGCCCCTCCGAAAGcaccctccagccctgcctctgcctccaAAGCAGCCTCTCCTGCCGGCACAGGAATGCAGGAAGCAAAGGCCAAG ggcccGGAGGCGAGGGCTGGCTCCAAGACGGGCTCGGCGCGCGCGGGGCAGGCGCAGAGGAACTCCACCAACGCCACCCGCATCCCGGCCAAGACCCCCACGGCCCCCAAGACCCCTCCCAGCTCCG gcagaaaggagcagaaaaaaccacctcctgcagcagcaaagactGAGAAAG GTGAGCAGCCCAAGTCCGGAGACAGAAGCGGTTACAGCAGTCCCGGCTCCCCCGGGACTCCGGGCAGCCGTTCCCGCACCCCCTCTCTGCCCaccccaccagccagggagccCAAGAAGGTGGCAGTGGTTCGCACCCCACCGAAATCTCCCGCCTCCGCCAAGACCCGCGTCCAGCCCTCGGCCGCGCCCATGCCCGACCTGAAAAACGTCAAGTCCAAAATCGGCTCCACTGATAACCTGAAGCACCAGCCCGGAGGTGGCAAG GTGCAGATAATTAATAAGAAGCTGGACTTTAGCAGCGTTCAATCCAAGTGTGGCTCAAAGGATAATATCAAACACATCCCGGGCGGAGGCAGT GTGCAAATCGTTTACAAGCCCGTCGACCTGAGCCACGTGACATCCAAATGTGGTTCCCTGGGCAACATCCATCACAAACCAG GTGGTGGCCAGGTGGAGGTGAAATCTGAGAAACTGGACTTCAAAGATAAGGTGCAGTCGAAAATCGGGTCCCTAGATAACATCAGCCACGTCCCTGGAGGAGGCAATAAAAAG atTGAGACTCACAAGCTGACCTTCCGCGAGAACGCCAAAGCCAAGACCGACCACGGCGCCGAAATCGTCTACAAGTCCCCCACCATCTCCGGAGATGCCTCCCCGCGCCGCCTTAGCAACGTCTCCTCCACCGGCAGCATCAACCTGGTGGACTCCCCCCAGCTGGCCACGCTAGCCGACGAGGTGTCCGCCTCGCTGGCCAAGCAGGGCTTGTGA